A window from Pseudomonas campi encodes these proteins:
- the ubiX gene encoding flavin prenyltransferase UbiX: MSGPERITLAMTGASGAQYGLRLLDCLVQEEREVHFLISKAAQLVMATETDVTLPAKPQAMQAFLSEYTGAAAGQIRVYGKEDWMAPVASGSGAPAAMVVVPCSTGTLSAIATGACNNLIERAADVALKERRQLILVPREAPYSSIHLENMLKLSNLGAVIVPASPGFYHQPQTIDDLIDFVVARILNLLNIPQDMLPRWGEHHLSSDD, translated from the coding sequence ATGTCGGGTCCCGAACGCATCACCCTGGCCATGACCGGCGCCTCCGGTGCCCAGTACGGCCTGCGCCTGCTCGACTGCCTGGTGCAGGAGGAGCGCGAGGTGCACTTCCTGATCTCCAAGGCCGCGCAGTTGGTGATGGCCACCGAGACCGACGTGACCCTGCCGGCCAAACCGCAGGCCATGCAGGCTTTCCTCAGCGAATACACCGGCGCCGCGGCCGGGCAGATCCGCGTGTACGGCAAGGAAGACTGGATGGCGCCGGTGGCCTCCGGCTCCGGTGCGCCGGCGGCGATGGTGGTTGTGCCCTGCTCGACCGGCACCCTCTCGGCCATCGCCACGGGTGCCTGCAACAACCTGATCGAACGCGCCGCTGACGTCGCCTTGAAGGAGCGTCGCCAACTGATCCTGGTACCGCGTGAGGCGCCGTACTCCAGCATCCACCTGGAGAACATGCTCAAGCTGTCCAACCTCGGCGCGGTGATCGTGCCCGCTTCGCCGGGCTTCTATCACCAACCGCAGACCATCGACGACCTGATCGATTTCGTCGTCGCGCGCATCCTCAATCTGCTGAATATTCCCCAGGACATGCTGCCGCGTTGGGGTGAGCATCATCTGAGCAGTGATGACTGA